In Rosa chinensis cultivar Old Blush chromosome 1, RchiOBHm-V2, whole genome shotgun sequence, a genomic segment contains:
- the LOC112182939 gene encoding syntaxin-31 translates to MASTYRDRTSEFRSLSDTLQKIGGITPVNQSQNAHSPSRSPAPASSGSEFNKKASRIGSGIHETTLKISRLAQLAKRSSMFNDPTVEIQELTSLVKNDITSLDVALTDLQTIQNMEIADGKYSQDKVVHSTAVCDDLKGRLMGATKKLHDVLTTRTENIKAHENRKQIFSTNTARENPFKSPAKTVTEPPPWSTSSSASGSVQPSQSSTEVQVGNQLRRRLAVDNPPSQQMEMSMLQQVVPRQENYTESRATALQNVESTISELSGVFTHLATMVAHQGELAIRIDDNMDESLTNVEGAHSALLRNLNRISSNRWLIIKIFAILIFFLIVFIFFVA, encoded by the exons ATGGCCTCCACTTACCGTGATCGGACCTCCGAGTTCCGATCACTCTCCGACACTCTCCAGAAAATCGGAGGAATCACACCCGTTAATCAATCACAGAATGCTCATTCACCGTCCAGATCTCCCGCCCCGGCCTCTTCCGGATCCGAATTCAACAAGAAGGCCTCGCGGATCGGGTCGGGGATCCACGAAACCACTCTGAAGATCTCACGGCTCGCTCAGT TGGCGAAGAGGTCGTCTATGTTCAACGATCCGACTGTGGAGATTCAGGAGTTAACTTCATTAGTGAAGAATGATATTACGTCTCTGGATGTGGCTCTTACGGATCTGCAGACCATCCAAAACATGGAGATAGCTGATGGGAAATATTCGCAGGATAAAGTTGTTCATTCGACAGCAGTTTGTGATGACTTGAAAGGCAGACTTATGGGGGCTACAAAAAAGCTTCATGATGTGTTAACCACTAGAACAGAG AACATTAAGGCCCATGAGAACAGGAAACAGATATTTTCCACCAATACCGCAAGAGAGAACCCTTTCAAGAGTCCTGCAAAAACTGTGACTGAACCTCCTCCCTGGTCAACTTCATCAAGTGCATCTGGCAGTGTACAGCCATCACA aTCATCAACAGAGGTTCAAGTTGGAAACCAACTGAG ACGAAGGTTAGCTGTAGATAATCCTCCATCTCAGCAGATGGAAATGTCCATGTTACAGCAGGTAGTTCCACGGCAAGAAAATTATACAGAAAGCCGGGCAACAGCTCTTCAAAATGTAGAATCTACAATTTCCGAACTCAGTGGGGTCTTTACACATTTGGCTACTATGGTTGCACATCAAGGGGAACTGGCTATCAG GATTGATGACAACATGGACGAGTCATTAACAAATGTCGAGGGTGCACACAGTGCTTTACTAAGGAATCTCAACCGAATATCATCAAATAGGTGGCTGATCATCAAGATATTtgccattttgatatttttcctgattgtcttcatcttctttgtggCTTAA
- the LOC112182940 gene encoding auxin transporter-like protein 2 — translation MLPQKQAEEAIVSQSIDHEDRDEEIPDHHQTGFSLSNFLWHGGSVYDAWFSCASNQVAQVLLTLPYSFSQLGMLSGIIFQVFYGILGSWTAYLISILYVEYRSRKEKENVNFKNHVIQWFEVLDGLLGPYWKAIGLAFNCTFLLCGSVIQLIGCASNIYYINDHLDKRTWTYIFGACCATTVFIPSFHNYRIWSFLGLGMTTYTAWYMTIAALIHGQVEGVTHSGPDKLVLYFTGATNILYTFGGHAVTVEIMHAMWKPQKFKYVYLFATLYVFTLTLPSATAVYWAFGDQLLDHSNAFSLLPRTRWRDAGVSLMLIHQFITFGFACTPLYFVWEKVIGMHDTKSICLRALARLPVVIPIWFLAIIFPFFGPINSAVGALLVSFTVYIIPSLAHMLTYRSASARKNAAEKLPFFLPSWTGMYVVNAFIVVWVLIVGFGFGGWASMTNFIKQVDTFGLFAKCYQCPPRVSAATPPHPLHH, via the exons ATGTTACCTCAGAAGCAAGCAGAGGAGGCCATAGTGAGCCAGAGCATTGATCATGAAGACAGAGACGAAGAAATCCCAGATCACCATCAAACTGGTTTCAGCCTCAGCAACTTTCTCTGGCATGGTGGCTCTGTTTATGATGCCTGGTTCAGCTGTGCATCAAATCAA GTTGCTCAAGTTCTGCTGACACTGCCATACTCCTTCTCTCAACTTGGTATGCTTTCAGGCATCATATTTCAAGTGTTTTATGGCATTTTGGGGAGCTGGACTGCTTATCTCATTAGTATTCTGTATGTTGAGTACCGAAGCCGAAAGGAGAAGGAAAATGTTAACTTCAAGAATCATGTCATCCAG TGGTTTGAAGTGCTAGATGGTTTGTTGGGTCCATACTGGAAAGCAATTGGTTTAGCCTTCAACTGTACTTTCCTCCTCTGTGGATCTGTCATTCAGCTCATAGGTTGTGCAAG TAATATCTACTATATAAATGACCATCTGGACAAGAGGACATGGACATACATATTTGGAGCTTGTTGTGCCACCACTGTGTTCATACCCTCATTCCACAACTACAGAATTTGGTCTTTCCTTGGTCTTGGAATGACCACCTACACTGCTTGGTATATGACCATTGCGGCCCTCATTCATGGCCAG GTTGAGGGTGTAACACACTCAGGACCAGATAAGTTGGTTTTGTACTTCACTGGCGCCACCAATATACTATACACTTTCGGCGGGCACGCCGTCACTGT GGAGATCATGCATGCAATGTGGAAGCCTCAGAAGTTCAAGTACGTTTATCTGTTTGCAACCCTCTATGTATTCACCCTAACCCTTCCATCTGCTACTGCTGTCTACTGGGCCTTTGGTGACCAACTCCTCGATCACTCAAACGCCTTCTCGCTCCTTCCCCGGACTAGGTGGCGTGACGCAGGGGTTTCGCTGATGCTCATTCACCAG TTCATCACTTTTGGGTTTGCTTGTACGCCATTGTATTTCGTGTGGGAGAAAGTAATAGGAATGCATGACACGAAGAGCATTTGTCTAAGAGCACTTGCTAGGTTGCCGGTGGTGATTCCCATATGGTTCTTGGCCATCATATTTCCTTTCTTCGGTCCCATTAACTCCGCTGTTGGAGCTCTTTTGGTCAGCTTCACTGTTTACATTATACCCTCTTTAGCTCATATGCTCACTTACCGATCTGCCTCTGCTCGAAAG AATGCGGCAGAGAAGCTTCCCTTCTTCCTTCCTAGCTGGACTGGAATGTACGTGGTGAATGCATTTATAGTGGTGTGGGTGTTGATAGTCGGGTTTGGATTCGGAGGATGGGCTAGCATGACCAACTTCATCAAGCAAGTCGACACTTTTGGGCTGTTTGCCAAGTGTTACCAGTGTCCACCGCGAGTCTCAGCTGCTACACCACCACATCCATTGCATCACTAA
- the LOC112177682 gene encoding uncharacterized protein LOC112177682: protein MAPRRGRGGPPKTSRMAAAVEAMADMGFEPKLVRQKVNRLLKKDLYGEEGWRFIEEGSYSVLLEALLEEQTDGDENGNASPEKSKGGKDAETAGAGPSSSKNASPKKSTCGNDAETSVAGLLSKYVSLQTDARGVNDTETSGAGLSIIKYVSPQTDARGVNDAESSGAGPSSSKVASVENDPSGGSEVETSGPIPSSSTKVFLPCSNIETVSRTLQSKDDLDSSSHNEPLTTASPTQLPDADNFLLPTEGEIQGQQGTPVTHSVQEVDTLPARRRRPYHGWVGCDDDDFVEQTEAPLPEVLRKMFILTVDSGKRKRKRRWDVKPENM from the exons ATGGCTCCAAGAAGAGGTCGAGGTGGACCACCCAAG ACTTCTCGTATGGCTGCCGCCGTTGAGGCCATGGCGGACATGGGTTTCGAGCCCAAACTGGTCCGTCAGAAGGTGAACCGGTTACTAAAA AAAGACCTTTATGGAGAAGAGGGCTGGCGTTTTATTGAAGAAGGTTCTTACAGTGTTCTACTTGAAGCCCTTCTGGAGGAGCAAACAGATGGTGATGAAAATGGG AATGCTTCTCCGGAAAAATCAAAAGGTGGAAAAGATGCTGAAACTGCAGGAGCTGGACCCTCCTCGAGCAAG AATGCTTCTCCGAAAAAATCAACCTGTGGAAATGACGCTGAAACTTCAGTAGCTGGACTATTAAGCAAG TATGTATCTTTACAAACTGATGCAAGAGGTGTAAATGATACTGAAACTTCAGGAGCTGGACTATCCATAATCAAG TATGTGTCTCCACAAACTGATGCAAGAGGTGTAAATGATGCTGAATCATCAGGAGCTGGACCTTCCTCAAGCAAG gttgcttctgtagaaaatgaTCCAAGTGGTGGAAGTGAGGTTGAAACATCAGGACCTATACCCTCCTCCTCAACCAAGGTTTTTCTTCCATGCTCAAACATTGAGACTGTGAGCAGAACATTACAGAGCAAGGATGATCTGGATTCCTCATCACATAACGAACCTTTGACCACTGCATCGCCCACTCAATTGCCTG ATGCTGATAACTTTCTCCTACCTACTGAAGGAGAAATACAAGGCCAGCAAGGTACTCCTGTTACCCACTCTGTACAAGAAGTTGATACTCTTCCAGCCAGGAGGCGTAGACCATACCATGGTTGGGTtggttgtgatgatgatgattttgtggAACAAACAGAGGCTCCATTGCCAGAAGTGTTGCGGAAAATGTTCATTCTGACTGTTGATTCTGGTAAGAGAAAGCGCAAGAGAAGGTGGGATGTGAAGCCTGAGAATATGTGA